A genome region from Colwellia sp. Arc7-D includes the following:
- a CDS encoding NupC/NupG family nucleoside CNT transporter: MELGALRGVFGIFALLALAFFLSKDRSAINWRTVGFAFALQIILGAFVLYVPFGKDVLGSITNGVQQVINSAQAGINFLFGGLGTDAMFDNGVGFVFAIRVLPVIIFFSSLIAVLYYLNIMQWVVRIIGGGLQKLLKTSKPESLSATANIFVGQTEAPLVIRPYISKMSQSELFAIMVGGLASVAGSILAGYAGLGVKLEYLIAASFMAAPGGLLMAKLLMPETEEINNDYSDVELAEAGDKPANVIDAAATGAASGLKLAVNVGAMLLAFIAIIALLNSMVSGFGSLLGFEGITIEWLLGYIFAPFAFLIGVPFEEMLQAGSFIGQKVVVNEFFAYVNFVEIKDTLSPTTQAIVTFALCGFANLSSIAILLGGIGSMAPNRRPDIARLGMKAMLAATMANLMSAAIAGVFVSL; encoded by the coding sequence ATGGAATTAGGTGCTCTTCGAGGAGTCTTTGGCATTTTCGCACTATTAGCATTAGCGTTTTTTTTATCTAAAGACCGCAGTGCAATAAATTGGCGAACAGTAGGCTTTGCCTTTGCTTTACAAATTATACTTGGTGCCTTTGTACTTTACGTGCCATTTGGTAAAGACGTATTAGGCTCTATAACTAATGGCGTGCAGCAAGTTATTAATAGTGCTCAAGCAGGAATAAACTTTTTATTCGGCGGTTTAGGTACTGATGCTATGTTTGACAATGGTGTTGGATTCGTCTTTGCAATTCGTGTACTGCCCGTTATTATCTTTTTCTCATCGCTTATCGCTGTGCTTTACTACCTTAATATAATGCAATGGGTGGTTAGAATTATTGGCGGCGGTTTACAAAAATTGTTAAAAACTTCAAAACCTGAATCACTTTCTGCCACGGCTAATATTTTTGTTGGCCAAACTGAAGCCCCTTTAGTTATTCGCCCTTACATTTCAAAAATGAGTCAGTCAGAACTCTTTGCTATTATGGTGGGTGGTTTAGCCTCTGTTGCTGGTTCTATTTTGGCTGGTTATGCCGGATTAGGCGTTAAACTTGAATATTTGATTGCCGCTTCATTTATGGCCGCACCTGGTGGCTTGTTAATGGCGAAATTACTTATGCCCGAAACAGAAGAAATTAATAACGATTATAGCGATGTTGAATTAGCCGAAGCGGGTGACAAACCTGCCAATGTTATAGATGCAGCAGCAACAGGCGCAGCATCAGGCCTTAAGCTTGCTGTTAACGTTGGCGCTATGTTGCTGGCATTTATAGCTATTATTGCTTTACTTAACTCTATGGTTTCTGGCTTTGGTAGTCTATTAGGTTTTGAAGGGATTACTATTGAGTGGTTGCTTGGCTATATATTTGCACCATTTGCTTTCTTAATTGGTGTGCCTTTTGAAGAAATGTTGCAAGCAGGCAGCTTTATCGGACAAAAAGTTGTCGTCAATGAGTTCTTTGCTTATGTAAATTTTGTTGAGATTAAAGATACACTTTCGCCAACAACTCAAGCGATTGTAACTTTTGCTTTATGTGGTTTTGCTAACCTATCTTCCATTGCTATTTTACTGGGTGGTATTGGTTCAATGGCACCCAATCGCCGACCTGACATTGCACGTTTAGGCATGAAAGCTATGCTAGCAGCCACTATGGCTAACTTAATGAGTGCAGCTATTGCGGGTGTATTCGTTAGTTTGTAG
- the udk gene encoding uridine kinase codes for MQTNKPTIIAVTGASASGKSLFAQTIYDELLPELGSSGIAIIKEDSYYNSQSHLSMEERVKTNYDHPNAFEHSLLSKHLTLLSAGESVDIPTYCYKTHTRLAETVHLEPTPIILIEGILLFSDKELRDKFDIKIYIDTPLDICLVRRINRDTIERSRSIASITEQYLTTVRPMYRQHIEPNKPFADIVVTRGGKNRMAIEMLKAKIRQLMNRRT; via the coding sequence TTGCAAACCAATAAACCGACAATTATTGCGGTCACCGGTGCTTCGGCATCTGGCAAATCACTTTTTGCGCAAACTATTTACGATGAACTATTACCTGAGTTGGGCTCAAGTGGTATTGCTATTATCAAAGAAGATTCGTACTACAATAGTCAATCGCACCTTTCGATGGAAGAACGTGTAAAAACAAACTATGACCACCCTAATGCGTTTGAACATAGTTTACTATCGAAACATTTAACCTTATTAAGTGCTGGTGAAAGTGTTGATATACCTACTTATTGTTACAAAACCCATACCCGACTAGCAGAAACAGTTCATTTAGAACCAACCCCTATAATTTTAATAGAAGGCATTCTTTTATTTTCAGATAAAGAACTTAGAGATAAATTCGATATTAAAATTTATATTGATACCCCTCTTGATATTTGTCTTGTGCGCAGAATCAACCGCGATACCATCGAACGTTCACGTAGTATAGCGTCTATAACAGAACAATATTTAACTACTGTTCGCCCTATGTACCGCCAGCATATTGAACCCAACAAACCTTTTGCCGACATTGTAGTCACACGTGGTGGCAAAAATAGAATGGCAATTGAAATGTTAAAAGCAAAAATTCGTCAACTAATGAACAGACGTACATAA
- a CDS encoding phosphopentomutase, protein MARAIVLVIDSFGIGHAPDAADFGDISANTFANLSRHFYKHEKRKINVPNLAKMGLVQAAFEAGNSEFPVEEQKPEQGAYGYAAELSTGKDTPSGHWEMMCVPVLFDWDYFPKGDHAFPADLIEKINQATGYNGILGDCHASGTDIINELGQEHIKSGLPICYTSADSVFQVAAHEEHFGLDNLYKYCETVRELLSDMNVGRVIARPFIGNSPEDFTRTGNRRDYSILPPSPTVLDRFTQAGGHVISVGKIADIYAHQGISEKTKATGIDALVDATISHINTAKDNSLIFTNLVNFDQDYGHRRDPVGYALALESFDTRIPEIISAMNEDDVLFLTADHGCDPTWPGNDHTREYVPVIAFHKKVRSVNIGERSTFADIGQTIADLFSLDKMPYGTSFLSDLDL, encoded by the coding sequence ATGGCAAGAGCAATAGTTTTAGTAATCGACAGTTTTGGTATCGGTCATGCACCAGATGCAGCAGACTTTGGCGATATCAGTGCCAATACTTTTGCTAACTTATCAAGACACTTCTATAAACATGAGAAGCGTAAAATTAATGTCCCTAATTTAGCTAAAATGGGTTTAGTTCAAGCCGCCTTTGAAGCGGGTAATAGCGAATTCCCCGTTGAAGAGCAAAAACCTGAACAAGGCGCGTATGGTTATGCTGCCGAGTTAAGTACCGGTAAAGATACTCCTAGCGGTCATTGGGAAATGATGTGTGTTCCTGTGCTTTTTGATTGGGACTACTTTCCTAAAGGTGATCATGCTTTTCCTGCTGATCTTATTGAGAAAATAAATCAAGCAACAGGTTATAACGGTATATTAGGTGACTGTCATGCATCAGGTACCGACATTATTAACGAGCTTGGACAAGAACATATTAAATCAGGTTTACCTATTTGTTATACATCTGCAGATAGCGTCTTTCAAGTTGCAGCCCATGAAGAACATTTTGGTTTAGACAATCTATACAAATACTGTGAAACCGTAAGAGAACTGCTTTCTGATATGAATGTTGGTCGTGTTATCGCCCGTCCTTTTATTGGCAATAGTCCTGAAGACTTTACTCGTACAGGTAACAGACGCGACTATTCTATATTACCTCCTTCACCAACGGTACTTGATAGATTCACCCAAGCGGGTGGCCATGTGATCAGTGTTGGTAAAATTGCAGATATATATGCACACCAAGGTATCAGTGAAAAAACTAAAGCAACGGGCATAGATGCGCTTGTTGATGCAACCATTTCACATATAAATACAGCAAAAGACAATAGTTTGATCTTTACTAATTTAGTCAACTTTGATCAAGACTATGGCCATCGTCGTGACCCCGTAGGTTACGCATTAGCATTAGAAAGTTTTGATACGCGTATACCTGAAATAATTTCAGCAATGAACGAAGATGATGTACTGTTTTTAACGGCAGACCACGGTTGTGATCCTACATGGCCTGGAAATGACCATACTCGTGAATATGTCCCTGTTATTGCATTTCACAAAAAGGTACGATCTGTTAATATTGGGGAAAGAAGTACTTTTGCTGATATTGGTCAAACAATCGCAGACTTATTTTCATTAGATAAAATGCCTTACGGCACAAGTTTTTTATCTGATCTTGATTTATAG